A single window of Nicotiana sylvestris chromosome 3, ASM39365v2, whole genome shotgun sequence DNA harbors:
- the LOC104242761 gene encoding BAG family molecular chaperone regulator 7, translating into MSRFRRFDLIEYSPSPSFFLKESSFLSPKTLLLNPSFHIEDELDTTLDLLCPNTFTPTTLLDLASPFDDVDTITDLIQIERTPFYTSTRRVHRRVGLGTELQSLSDRVSELERLFIEEKKKKKSKKVGERKYTWTAEIKSPEKDGVDRKYKWIAEVKDGKKKGALDKSYKFTAEIKGKNEDSRTYTFKASNAGGDDSESEKKEKKHNKKKKCEKSEGSTRIVEIEEPSDHGALVLRQVFAKRVEKRRGKRKEISPQDAALAIQMSFRAYLIRRSQALRALRELAIAKTKLKELRALFNNFTYRRRVARDAEERQRFSEKIIVLLLTVDAIEGADIMVRSSKKSMVDELEAMLDVIDPQPGGRPISVARRRTFDMPDGAIQKELAAGVAQVVQMLDESNAAESFEACL; encoded by the exons ATGAGCCGTTTCAGGAGATTTGACCTTATTGAGTACTCTCCTTCTCCTTCTTTCTTCCTTAAAGAATCCTCATTTCTCAGCCCCAAAACCCTACTTCTAAACCCCTCATTCCACATTGAAGATGAGCTTGACACCACTCTCGATCTCCTTTGCCCTAACACTTTCACACCCACTACACTTCTCGATCTCGCCTCCCCCTTTGACGACGTTGATACCATCACTGATCTGATCCAAATCGAAAGAACCCCTTTTTATACCTCCACTCGCCGGGTTCATCGCCGGGTCGGACTCGGTACTGAGTTGCAGAGTCTGTCTGACCGAGTCTCTGAACTCGAGCGGCTGTTCattgaggagaagaagaagaagaagagcaaGAAAGTTGGTGAGAGGAAGTACACGTGGACGGCTGAGATCAAGAGCCCCGAGAAGGACGGGGTTGATCGGAAGTACAAGTGGATTGCTGAGGTTAAAGATGGTAAAAAGAAGGGTGCtttggataaaagttacaaattTACTGCTGAGATCAAAGGGAAGAATGAGGATTCACGTACCTACACTTTCAAAGCATCAAATGCCGGCGGTGATGATTCTGAGAgtgagaaaaaagagaagaaacataacaaaaagaagaaatgtgaaAAATCTGAGGGTTCTACACGTATAGTTGAGATTGAAGAGCCATCCGATCATGGGGCCCTCGTCTTAAGACAG GTATTTGCGAAGAGGGTGGAGAAGAGAAGGGGAAAGAGGAAGGAGATATCACCACAGGATGCAGCATTAGCTATTCAGATGAGCTTCAGGGCTTACTTGATTAGGAGGTCGCAAGCACTGCGTGCTCTGAGGGAACTGGCCATTGCCAAGACTAAGTTGAAGGAGCTAAGGGCTCTATTCAACAACTTCACTTACCGACGTCGTGTTGCCCGTGATGCTGAGGAGCGTCAGAGGTTCTCTGAGAAGATTATTGTGCTGCTTCTCACTGTTGACGCCATTGAG GGTGCCGATATAATGGTGCGATCTTCAAAGAAGTCAATGGTGGATGAGTTAGAAGCAATGCTTGATGTTATCGACCCCCAACCTGGCGGGAGGCCTATATCGGTTGCTAGGAGGAGAACATTTGATATGCCTGATGGTGCCATTCAGAAGGAACTTGCAGCTGGTGTTGCTCAAGTTGTTCAAATGCTTGACGAGTCCAATGCTGCTGAATCCTTTGAAGCATGCTTATGA